One part of the Arthrobacter tumbae genome encodes these proteins:
- a CDS encoding ABC transporter permease yields MYLALRDLRFAKGRFALMGTVVGLITFLLVMLSGLTAGLANQSTSAIAGLNADTIVFGAPAGNEPAASYPESQVGGEQLQVWRQAGGVSRAEPLGISQTRLEAGGTATVAVFGAGADGALAPDGLTESTVVVSRTVAEDLSLSVGDTASISGTALRVAGVIDDQWYSHTPVVWMTLADWRTTAHVADPDVVGTVLAVTSTDEAPEVQSREQIDAGAGTVSTTRTGSYGALASFGSENGSLTMMQGFLYGISALVIVAFLTVWTIQRTRDIAVLKALGGSNGYILRDALSQAAIVLVIGAAAGAALGLGGGYLAAAVAPFLISAATVVGPFAGIVLLGLAGSALAVRGVTRIDPLLALGGN; encoded by the coding sequence ATGTACTTAGCTTTACGGGATCTCAGGTTCGCCAAGGGGCGGTTCGCCCTGATGGGTACCGTCGTCGGGTTGATCACTTTCCTGCTGGTGATGCTCTCCGGTCTGACCGCAGGCCTGGCCAACCAGTCGACGTCGGCAATCGCCGGGTTGAACGCCGACACGATCGTCTTCGGAGCACCTGCCGGCAATGAGCCGGCTGCTTCCTATCCTGAATCCCAGGTGGGCGGGGAGCAGCTCCAGGTGTGGCGGCAGGCCGGGGGAGTCTCCCGGGCCGAACCGCTGGGGATCAGCCAGACCCGTCTGGAAGCGGGAGGCACCGCCACGGTCGCGGTGTTCGGGGCAGGCGCAGACGGCGCGCTTGCCCCGGACGGCCTGACGGAGAGCACGGTAGTGGTGAGCCGCACGGTGGCCGAGGACCTGTCGCTTTCTGTGGGTGACACCGCGAGCATCAGCGGGACGGCGCTCCGCGTTGCGGGCGTTATCGACGACCAGTGGTACAGCCACACTCCTGTGGTGTGGATGACGCTGGCCGACTGGCGGACAACCGCGCACGTGGCGGATCCGGACGTCGTCGGTACGGTGCTCGCGGTAACTTCCACCGACGAAGCGCCGGAGGTGCAGAGCCGCGAACAGATCGACGCCGGGGCCGGAACCGTCAGCACAACCCGGACCGGCAGCTACGGCGCCCTGGCGTCCTTCGGGTCCGAGAACGGTTCACTCACCATGATGCAGGGTTTCCTCTACGGAATTTCTGCGCTGGTGATCGTTGCCTTCCTCACCGTGTGGACCATCCAGCGGACCCGGGACATCGCCGTACTCAAGGCCCTCGGAGGGTCCAATGGCTACATCCTGCGGGACGCGCTCAGCCAGGCAGCGATCGTGCTCGTCATTGGAGCCGCAGCCGGTGCGGCACTCGGTCTGGGCGGCGGCTACCTCGCCGCAGCGGTGGCTCCGTTCCTCATTTCCGCAGCGACCGTCGTCGGGCCTTTTGCAGGCATTGTGCTCCTCGGACTGGCGGGATCGGCGCTCGCCGTCCGCGGAGTCACGAGGATTGATCCGCTGCTGGCTCTCGGCGGCAACTAG
- a CDS encoding PLD nuclease N-terminal domain-containing protein produces MPRLLLFLVILGIAVIVYALFDCIMSRAESVRSISKPAWFFTILLVPLLGAGLWFLFGRPGREDRPSQRLKRGPTAPDDDPQFLRNLEIRRRQEARDAEQRKREAEKRAREAEKKKNDEGTANDGKTA; encoded by the coding sequence ATGCCCCGCCTGTTGCTGTTCCTCGTGATCCTGGGGATCGCCGTCATCGTTTACGCCCTGTTCGACTGCATCATGAGCCGGGCAGAATCGGTGCGCAGCATCTCCAAACCCGCATGGTTCTTCACGATCCTCCTGGTTCCCCTCCTGGGCGCCGGTCTCTGGTTCCTTTTCGGGCGGCCCGGCAGGGAAGACCGCCCGAGCCAGCGGCTGAAGCGAGGGCCCACCGCACCGGATGACGACCCCCAGTTCCTGCGCAACCTCGAAATCAGGCGACGCCAGGAAGCCCGCGACGCCGAACAGCGCAAGCGCGAGGCCGAGAAACGGGCACGCGAGGCGGAGAAGAAGAAAAACGACGAGGGTACGGCCAACGACGGCAAGACCGCCTAG
- a CDS encoding sensor histidine kinase: MRDPASPAGYMAAPAVLRMLRITLHAGFLALLLVGVAATLVSEPGPAVVYPALLISLCLGGLYLAGTVRERRAAKQQPGTPSSSRVPRYARFWLAGVTGLWVVLMMLSADFSWLAFALFFLHLHLLSTRHAVVAIVLLTGVVIAAQWERQGELQVPMILGPMFGAVFAVVMTVVYQSLYLEGVNQRQALEELRRTRSELARTQHQAGVLTERERLAREIHDTLAQGLSSIVLISRAAEASLDAGATNTARERIRTVQQAASDNLTDARRFVRGLSAAEGDPEFLVGSLRRTCASVEQQAAAQGIGLRCRFELDGAPIRMPAPYEVALLRAAQSALSNSLRHSSAGTAVVTLTFVGSEVALDIYDNGRGFDVDTALASAVERTDGTGFGLRALRERITALGGAIEIESEAGEGTVVGIRLPLLPFDDGTADD, from the coding sequence ATGCGAGACCCCGCGAGCCCGGCTGGATACATGGCTGCGCCAGCCGTTCTGCGGATGCTCCGGATCACCCTGCACGCCGGTTTCCTGGCACTGCTCCTGGTGGGAGTGGCGGCGACACTGGTTTCAGAACCCGGCCCCGCCGTGGTGTATCCGGCTCTTCTGATCTCCCTGTGTCTCGGCGGTTTGTACCTGGCGGGGACCGTCAGGGAGAGGCGGGCTGCGAAGCAGCAGCCGGGGACGCCGTCGTCGTCGCGTGTACCGCGTTACGCACGGTTCTGGCTGGCCGGAGTCACCGGACTCTGGGTTGTCCTGATGATGCTCAGCGCCGACTTTTCCTGGCTGGCCTTCGCCCTGTTCTTCCTTCACCTGCACCTGCTCAGCACCAGGCATGCCGTGGTCGCGATCGTCCTCCTGACCGGCGTGGTCATTGCCGCCCAATGGGAACGCCAGGGGGAACTGCAGGTGCCGATGATCCTCGGCCCGATGTTCGGAGCGGTCTTCGCCGTGGTCATGACGGTCGTCTACCAGAGCCTCTATCTCGAGGGCGTCAACCAGCGGCAGGCGCTCGAGGAACTCCGGCGGACGCGTTCCGAGCTTGCACGCACACAGCACCAGGCCGGAGTGCTCACCGAGCGGGAGCGTCTGGCCCGCGAAATCCATGACACGCTGGCGCAGGGCCTGTCCAGCATCGTCCTCATCTCGCGGGCAGCCGAAGCTTCGTTGGACGCCGGAGCAACGAATACGGCACGGGAACGCATCCGCACGGTGCAGCAGGCGGCGTCTGACAATCTCACTGACGCGCGCCGCTTTGTCCGCGGGTTGAGTGCGGCGGAGGGTGATCCCGAGTTCCTCGTCGGCAGCCTGCGCAGAACCTGCGCCAGCGTCGAGCAGCAGGCGGCGGCCCAGGGCATCGGCCTGCGCTGCCGGTTCGAGCTCGACGGCGCGCCCATCCGGATGCCGGCTCCCTACGAGGTTGCCCTGCTGCGTGCGGCGCAGTCAGCCCTGTCGAACTCCCTGCGGCACTCCAGTGCCGGAACCGCCGTCGTCACACTCACCTTCGTGGGCTCAGAGGTGGCGCTCGATATCTACGACAACGGCAGGGGGTTTGACGTAGATACGGCGCTGGCGTCTGCGGTAGAGAGGACAGACGGCACCGGGTTTGGGCTGAGGGCCCTTCGGGAGCGGATCACAGCGTTGGGCGGAGCTATCGAGATCGAATCCGAGGCGGGCGAGGGCACCGTCGTCGGCATCCGTTTGCCCCTGCTGCCGTTCGACGACGGGACGGCGGATGACTGA
- the resB gene encoding cytochrome c biogenesis protein ResB yields MATKDREDGVALPALGFLGTVRWMWTQLTSMRTALFLLLLLAVAAVPGSLFPQRPANPAVVTQYIQNNPETGPILDWFQLFDVYSSVWFSAIYLLLFISLIGCVIPRAMVHGRAWRSKPPRTPSRLSRMPAHGTFVLPVAQESQPSGQEGGRPTSAGAAVVDASVVLKKRGYRVDVRDENSARPSVGAERGFLKEFGNLVFHVSLIGVLVSVAVGGLFGYRGQKILIEGETFVNTLVGYDSFTPGTNFSENNLDPYSITLENFDVQFDRQLTHYGQPIDFTATMTTRTAPGVEPEERILKVNEPLTIGGTSVYLVGNGYAPVITVRDGEGNIAHQGPVVSIPQDGLFTSLIVLKVPDAQPDQLGFVGFFLPTAAVDENGVSFSRDPDPFLPQLNLNSYYGDLGLDEGDPQNVYVLDTDPLTELNSRNSEAGGIVLDAGETFELPEGKGSITFDGLRRYAALDITHDPAELGALVFSSLALAGLSASLFIGRRRVWIATGTRTDGSITVEYGLLARGEDHRLAGEGAAIEKLLRERWLAGSTEDDENETAHVGAPTHGTGKDN; encoded by the coding sequence ATGGCAACGAAGGACCGAGAAGACGGCGTCGCGCTGCCCGCTCTTGGGTTCCTCGGCACCGTGCGCTGGATGTGGACCCAGCTGACCAGCATGCGTACGGCCCTCTTCCTGCTGCTCCTGCTCGCGGTCGCCGCTGTACCCGGTTCGCTCTTCCCGCAGCGCCCGGCAAATCCGGCCGTCGTGACCCAGTACATTCAGAACAACCCGGAGACCGGGCCGATCCTGGACTGGTTCCAGCTGTTCGATGTCTACTCGTCCGTTTGGTTCTCAGCGATCTACCTGCTCCTGTTCATCTCGCTGATCGGATGCGTGATCCCGCGGGCAATGGTCCACGGCCGTGCCTGGCGGTCGAAGCCGCCCCGGACCCCCAGCAGGCTCTCGCGGATGCCGGCTCACGGGACGTTCGTCCTGCCGGTCGCGCAAGAGTCCCAGCCCAGCGGGCAGGAAGGCGGGCGGCCCACCTCGGCCGGTGCCGCCGTCGTCGACGCTTCAGTCGTGCTGAAGAAGCGCGGCTACCGCGTGGACGTGCGCGACGAGAACAGCGCCCGGCCCTCCGTCGGTGCGGAGCGGGGCTTCCTGAAGGAATTCGGGAACCTGGTGTTCCACGTGTCGCTGATCGGCGTGCTCGTTTCCGTTGCCGTGGGCGGGCTGTTCGGGTACCGGGGGCAGAAGATCCTGATCGAGGGTGAGACCTTCGTGAACACGTTGGTGGGCTACGATTCCTTCACACCGGGCACCAACTTCTCCGAGAACAATCTGGATCCGTACTCGATCACGCTCGAGAACTTCGACGTGCAGTTCGACCGGCAGCTCACGCACTACGGTCAGCCAATCGACTTCACCGCCACCATGACCACCAGAACCGCTCCCGGGGTTGAACCGGAAGAGCGGATCCTGAAGGTCAACGAGCCGCTGACTATCGGCGGCACCAGCGTGTACCTGGTCGGAAATGGCTACGCTCCCGTCATCACGGTGCGCGACGGCGAGGGGAACATCGCGCACCAGGGCCCCGTTGTGTCGATTCCGCAGGACGGACTGTTCACGTCCCTCATTGTGCTGAAGGTTCCGGACGCACAACCGGACCAGCTCGGTTTTGTCGGGTTCTTCCTGCCCACGGCGGCAGTAGACGAGAACGGTGTGTCCTTCTCCCGTGACCCGGACCCGTTCCTGCCGCAGCTGAACCTCAACTCCTACTACGGCGACCTCGGGCTGGATGAGGGCGACCCGCAGAATGTCTATGTTCTGGACACTGACCCACTGACCGAGTTGAACAGTCGGAACAGCGAAGCCGGCGGCATTGTGCTCGACGCCGGCGAAACCTTCGAGCTACCCGAGGGCAAGGGTTCCATCACCTTCGACGGGCTGCGCCGTTATGCGGCCCTGGACATCACGCATGACCCGGCCGAGCTCGGCGCCCTGGTGTTTTCCTCCCTCGCCCTGGCAGGACTGAGCGCGTCCCTGTTCATCGGGCGCCGCCGGGTCTGGATAGCGACGGGCACGCGCACGGACGGCAGCATCACGGTGGAGTACGGTCTGCTGGCCCGCGGTGAAGATCACCGTCTGGCCGGCGAGGGGGCAGCGATCGAGAAACTGCTCCGGGAACGCTGGCTGGCAGGCAGCACCGAAGACGACGAGAATGAGACAGCGCACGTGGGGGCGCCAACGCACGGAACCGGTAAGGACAACTGA
- a CDS encoding cytochrome c biogenesis CcdA family protein — translation MALAPAGNAFADTVLNGSMLLALPVALLAGLVSFVSPCVLPLVPGYLGYVSGLTGVDLEQQRRGRMVVGIGLFVVGFSAVFMAYGALFGQLGAWMAGSQEWLIRIFGLVVIVLGIVFMGGFSWFQQDRKLHARVPSGLWGAPLLGLTFGLGWAPCIGPTLSAVQLLAFSNDGASAAKGALLTFVYCLGLGLPFLLIALGLRRGMGAMKFFRRHRLLLQRTGGGMLILVGVLMASGVWNVWINDLQQWLGGVTLPI, via the coding sequence ATGGCCCTGGCACCAGCCGGGAATGCCTTCGCCGACACCGTGCTGAACGGTTCGATGCTCCTTGCGTTGCCCGTGGCGCTCCTCGCAGGCCTCGTCTCCTTTGTGTCGCCGTGCGTGTTGCCGCTGGTGCCCGGATATCTGGGCTACGTCAGCGGCCTCACCGGGGTGGACCTGGAGCAGCAGAGGCGCGGACGGATGGTGGTCGGTATCGGGCTGTTCGTCGTCGGGTTCTCCGCCGTGTTCATGGCGTACGGTGCGCTCTTCGGACAGCTCGGAGCGTGGATGGCAGGCTCCCAGGAGTGGCTGATCCGGATCTTCGGGCTCGTGGTGATTGTGCTCGGCATCGTCTTCATGGGCGGATTCTCCTGGTTCCAGCAGGACCGGAAGCTCCATGCCCGCGTACCGAGCGGCCTCTGGGGAGCGCCGCTGCTGGGTCTCACGTTCGGTCTGGGCTGGGCCCCCTGCATCGGACCGACCCTGTCCGCGGTGCAGCTGCTTGCTTTCTCCAACGACGGCGCCAGCGCTGCCAAAGGTGCACTCCTCACCTTTGTGTACTGCCTCGGCCTCGGACTGCCGTTCCTGCTGATCGCCCTCGGACTGCGGCGTGGAATGGGAGCCATGAAGTTCTTCCGGCGCCACCGGCTGCTGCTGCAGCGAACTGGTGGCGGAATGCTGATACTGGTCGGCGTGCTCATGGCCTCCGGTGTCTGGAACGTGTGGATCAACGACCTTCAGCAGTGGCTCGGCGGCGTCACCCTTCCGATCTGA
- a CDS encoding histidine phosphatase family protein: MPSATVHLVRHGEVHNPDGILYGRLPEFHLSELGREMAERVAGYFAERRNDGADIVHLVASPLTRAQETAEPTARELGLTVVTDERIIEAENRFEGMAQVAQQIRHPRHWKSLRNPFTPSWGEPYSAQVERVMSAVHDARTAALEATGGTDAEAIMVSHQLPIWVARLAAENRRLWHDPRQRKCTLSSVTSLYFDGDQLTGVRYEEPCADLLPRAKNIPGA, from the coding sequence ATGCCCTCAGCCACCGTTCACCTCGTGCGCCACGGCGAAGTCCACAACCCGGACGGGATCCTCTACGGACGCCTGCCCGAGTTCCACCTGTCAGAGCTCGGTCGGGAGATGGCCGAGCGGGTTGCAGGCTACTTCGCAGAGCGCAGGAACGACGGCGCCGACATCGTGCATCTGGTCGCCTCACCTCTCACCCGCGCACAGGAAACCGCTGAGCCGACAGCTCGCGAGCTGGGCCTGACTGTTGTGACCGATGAGCGCATCATCGAAGCGGAGAACCGGTTCGAAGGCATGGCGCAGGTCGCCCAGCAGATCAGGCACCCGAGGCACTGGAAGTCCCTGCGGAACCCGTTCACACCATCCTGGGGTGAACCGTACAGTGCCCAGGTTGAACGCGTGATGTCCGCGGTCCATGACGCACGCACTGCGGCGCTGGAAGCTACAGGCGGCACGGACGCCGAAGCGATCATGGTCAGCCACCAGTTGCCCATCTGGGTTGCCCGGCTCGCCGCGGAGAACAGGCGCCTGTGGCATGATCCGCGCCAGCGTAAATGCACGCTGAGCTCCGTGACCTCCCTCTACTTCGACGGCGACCAGCTCACCGGCGTGCGGTATGAGGAGCCCTGTGCAGATCTTCTGCCCCGCGCGAAGAACATCCCGGGAGCGTAA
- a CDS encoding DUF4229 domain-containing protein: MPFLKFTALRLGFVAVFSVICYSFGLGAIFSVIAGAILAWCVTYLFFRNLRNDAASSLQRRFRDGAPPVRSASELRDADAEDSFDPNTAVNSDRRQA, encoded by the coding sequence GTGCCTTTCCTCAAATTCACCGCTCTCCGCCTCGGCTTTGTCGCGGTGTTCTCCGTGATCTGCTACTCCTTCGGCCTGGGCGCGATCTTCTCGGTGATCGCCGGCGCAATCCTGGCGTGGTGCGTCACGTACCTGTTTTTCCGCAACCTGCGCAATGATGCGGCGTCGTCGCTGCAACGCCGCTTCCGCGACGGAGCGCCGCCGGTTCGCTCAGCCAGTGAACTGCGTGATGCGGACGCCGAGGACAGTTTCGATCCCAACACCGCCGTGAATTCGGACCGCCGCCAGGCGTAG
- a CDS encoding Lrp/AsnC family transcriptional regulator has translation MNKEPRHPRDGIDRAVLEALDAEPRMTILAIAQRTGLARGTVQARLDRFEREGVLRAHSVRIDPEALGMGISAHVAAELDQHRIDLAVEGLRAIPEVIECLAPAGETDLLCRVVARDPDDLYRVSEEIRLCPGILRTRTSMFLRQPIPYRMAPLLRAIAG, from the coding sequence ATGAACAAGGAACCCCGCCACCCCAGAGATGGAATTGACCGGGCCGTGCTCGAGGCACTCGATGCCGAGCCCCGGATGACCATCCTCGCCATCGCCCAGCGGACGGGTCTGGCCCGCGGCACCGTCCAGGCGCGCCTCGACCGATTCGAGCGCGAAGGGGTACTGAGGGCGCACAGCGTACGGATCGATCCGGAGGCACTCGGCATGGGCATTTCTGCGCATGTCGCTGCCGAGCTGGATCAGCACCGCATAGACCTGGCCGTTGAGGGTCTGCGCGCCATCCCGGAGGTCATCGAGTGCCTTGCGCCCGCCGGCGAAACCGACCTGCTGTGCCGCGTGGTGGCTCGGGATCCTGACGATCTGTACCGCGTGTCCGAGGAAATCCGCCTGTGTCCCGGGATCCTGCGGACCAGGACCAGCATGTTCCTGCGCCAACCCATCCCCTATCGGATGGCGCCTCTGCTGAGGGCCATCGCGGGCTGA
- the ccsB gene encoding c-type cytochrome biogenesis protein CcsB has translation MQNINQTLGQYSELFMLLAALAYTVGFLAFTWDLVKSSRRIREIEAGLAESANDRELVLAGAVAGGKRGKAAADGAPAGSTADDAMDYQGERRSAARIAVALTIVASAIHAVAVVTRGVAAGRVPWGNMYEFCTTGGLVVAVVFLLVLTRKDLRFLGTFVIGLVVVMLCAATIGFPTPVANLVPALQSYWLIIHVSVAVAASALFTLTFAMSVLQLIQASRVARLAAGDDDRLPFMRLVPSALSLENLSYRINAIAFVLWTFTLMAGAIWAEKAWGRYWGWDTKEVWTFVIWVVYAGYLHARATRGWTGTRAAWLSIVGYLCIVFNFTIVNIYFSGLHSYAGV, from the coding sequence ATGCAGAACATAAACCAGACCCTGGGACAGTACAGCGAGCTGTTCATGCTGCTCGCTGCCCTGGCATACACAGTCGGGTTCCTCGCTTTCACCTGGGACCTCGTCAAGAGCAGCCGTCGCATTCGCGAGATCGAAGCCGGCCTCGCCGAATCCGCGAATGACCGGGAGTTGGTGCTCGCCGGCGCTGTGGCCGGGGGCAAGCGCGGAAAGGCAGCCGCTGACGGTGCTCCAGCGGGTTCAACCGCCGACGACGCCATGGACTATCAGGGCGAGCGACGCTCTGCCGCGCGCATCGCCGTTGCCCTTACCATCGTGGCTTCAGCGATCCATGCAGTGGCTGTTGTCACCCGAGGTGTTGCCGCCGGGCGCGTGCCGTGGGGCAACATGTACGAGTTCTGCACCACCGGCGGTCTGGTGGTCGCCGTCGTCTTCCTGTTGGTGCTCACACGTAAGGACCTGCGCTTCCTCGGAACCTTCGTGATTGGTCTCGTGGTGGTCATGCTGTGCGCAGCCACGATCGGATTCCCGACGCCGGTGGCCAACCTGGTGCCCGCGCTGCAGAGCTACTGGCTCATCATCCACGTGTCCGTGGCAGTCGCAGCGTCAGCCCTCTTCACCCTGACCTTCGCGATGTCGGTGCTGCAGCTGATCCAGGCGAGCCGGGTGGCACGGCTCGCCGCCGGCGATGATGACCGGCTGCCGTTCATGCGGCTGGTTCCCTCGGCGCTGAGCCTGGAGAACCTCTCCTACCGGATCAACGCAATCGCTTTCGTGCTCTGGACCTTCACCCTCATGGCCGGTGCCATCTGGGCGGAGAAGGCCTGGGGCCGGTATTGGGGCTGGGACACCAAGGAAGTGTGGACCTTCGTGATCTGGGTGGTCTACGCCGGCTACCTCCACGCCCGCGCAACCCGCGGATGGACCGGGACGAGGGCCGCGTGGCTCTCGATCGTGGGCTATCTGTGCATCGTCTTCAACTTCACGATCGTGAACATCTACTTCTCGGGACTGCACAGCTACGCCGGCGTCTAA
- a CDS encoding response regulator, which translates to MTEIRVLLVDDHPVVRAGLRAMLNDFDGVFVAGDVADGAAAVAEVRKRAALDQPVDVVLMDLQMGEGMDGVTATRSIRALEDPPQVLILTTYDTDADIIAAVEAGAGGYLLKDAPPEEIRRAVQSAARGQTALAPEVAARLMGRISSPTTSLSKREIQLLELLATGMPNRGIAKELFISEATVKTHLVHIYDKLGVDNRTAAISTARQQRIIRS; encoded by the coding sequence ATGACTGAGATCCGGGTTCTTCTGGTGGATGACCATCCGGTTGTCCGCGCCGGCCTGCGGGCAATGCTCAACGACTTCGACGGCGTCTTCGTGGCCGGGGACGTCGCTGATGGCGCCGCCGCCGTGGCAGAGGTGCGGAAACGGGCTGCCCTCGACCAGCCGGTGGACGTTGTGCTCATGGACCTGCAGATGGGCGAAGGCATGGACGGCGTCACCGCCACCCGGAGCATCCGCGCGCTGGAGGACCCACCGCAGGTACTGATCCTGACCACCTACGACACCGACGCGGACATCATCGCTGCCGTGGAGGCCGGTGCGGGCGGCTACCTCCTGAAGGACGCTCCGCCGGAAGAGATCCGTCGGGCAGTGCAGTCAGCCGCCCGGGGACAGACAGCGCTCGCGCCGGAGGTGGCCGCGCGTTTGATGGGCCGGATCTCGAGCCCGACGACGTCTCTGAGCAAACGTGAGATTCAACTGCTGGAACTCCTTGCAACCGGCATGCCGAACCGGGGTATCGCGAAGGAGCTGTTCATCAGTGAGGCAACCGTGAAGACGCATTTGGTCCACATCTACGACAAGCTCGGTGTGGACAACCGCACCGCCGCCATCTCAACGGCGAGGCAGCAGCGCATCATCCGGAGCTGA
- a CDS encoding TlpA family protein disulfide reductase produces MRLAASAIAAVVVLSGCAAQDPLAQQAAEGSNKNYIAGDGSVTEYAVAERGEPVAIEGTLYNGETVSSSAWPGGVTVLNFWYAACAPCREEAPDLVALHEEYQSEDVQFYGVNIRDGQKNAEAFERNFGIPYPSFNDSDGGVLLAMTSYVPPQAVPTTLVLDKEGRVSARILGLVDKGTLSALIDSALAE; encoded by the coding sequence ATGCGCCTTGCCGCGTCGGCAATTGCCGCCGTCGTCGTGCTGTCGGGCTGTGCTGCACAAGACCCGCTGGCCCAACAGGCGGCGGAAGGCAGCAACAAGAATTACATTGCCGGCGACGGCTCCGTCACGGAGTACGCCGTCGCAGAGCGCGGTGAGCCGGTTGCAATCGAGGGCACGCTCTACAACGGTGAGACGGTTTCCTCCTCCGCATGGCCGGGCGGCGTGACGGTCCTGAATTTCTGGTATGCAGCCTGCGCGCCCTGCCGGGAAGAGGCTCCGGACCTCGTTGCCCTGCATGAGGAGTACCAGTCGGAGGACGTGCAGTTCTACGGCGTCAATATCCGGGACGGCCAGAAGAATGCCGAGGCTTTCGAGCGCAACTTCGGCATTCCCTACCCCAGCTTCAACGACTCCGACGGCGGCGTCCTCCTGGCGATGACCAGTTACGTACCGCCGCAGGCTGTGCCGACCACTCTCGTGCTCGACAAAGAGGGTCGCGTGTCGGCCCGCATTCTGGGCCTGGTCGACAAGGGAACCCTCAGCGCGCTCATTGACTCCGCGCTGGCCGAGTAG
- a CDS encoding ABC transporter ATP-binding protein: protein MSMFPVPALKLVNVSLHYPDGDAGTITALDGVTLSVDSGSVTSVVGPSGSGKSSLLAVAATLVRPTSGDIRIGGVDVTELSDKERTALRRDEVGIVFQQPNLLPSLTAVEQLLIGQHLRGGAPKAARLRALELLDVVGLAGAGDQRPHQLSGGQRQRVNIARALMGEPTVLLVDEPTAALDKVRSESIVRLLCKVTRDQQLATVMVTHDTEFVPLTDAVVTMTDGVLHSLAPVRA from the coding sequence ATGAGCATGTTCCCAGTACCCGCTTTGAAGCTCGTCAACGTCTCACTGCACTATCCGGACGGCGACGCCGGCACCATCACTGCCCTTGATGGCGTCACCCTGAGTGTTGACTCCGGATCGGTCACCTCCGTGGTTGGACCGTCCGGCTCGGGCAAGTCCAGCCTGCTCGCCGTCGCGGCCACCCTCGTGCGTCCCACCAGCGGCGACATTCGAATCGGTGGCGTAGACGTAACGGAGTTGAGTGACAAAGAGCGGACGGCGCTGCGCCGCGACGAAGTGGGCATCGTCTTCCAGCAACCCAACCTGCTGCCGTCGCTCACCGCGGTGGAGCAGCTGCTCATCGGTCAGCACCTTCGCGGTGGGGCGCCGAAGGCGGCGCGGCTCCGGGCGCTGGAACTGCTCGACGTCGTCGGCCTCGCAGGCGCAGGCGACCAGCGGCCGCACCAGCTTTCCGGAGGACAGCGCCAGCGGGTGAATATCGCGCGGGCACTGATGGGGGAGCCAACCGTCCTTCTGGTGGATGAACCGACGGCAGCACTGGACAAGGTACGCTCCGAATCGATTGTCCGGCTGCTGTGCAAGGTCACCCGGGATCAGCAGCTGGCCACCGTGATGGTCACTCACGACACGGAGTTTGTGCCGCTCACCGATGCCGTCGTGACCATGACCGACGGCGTGCTGCACTCCCTGGCTCCGGTTCGCGCCTAA
- a CDS encoding 1,4-dihydroxy-2-naphthoate polyprenyltransferase, translating into MATAAQWVEGARPRTLPMAVAPVIIGCAAAFDLGAFKPVNALLAAVVAILLQVGVNYANDYSDGIRGTDNDRVGPLRLTGFGVAKPWQVKWAAFGCFALAMVAGIALIVLSQAWFLLLVGLGCVAAAWGYTGGRNPYGYMGLGDLFVFVFFGLVATLGTTYTQAGQLSGPAWVGAVCTGIIAMALLMANNVRDIPTDREAGKLTLAVRLGDTAARISYVMMLAVALLLPLLLVYDYPWVLLVLLLIPLCLMPSWLMLKGKKRRSLIPVLKQTSIINLGFSALFGAGVVLSGVLS; encoded by the coding sequence GTGGCAACAGCTGCGCAGTGGGTGGAGGGGGCGCGTCCCCGCACGCTTCCCATGGCGGTGGCGCCCGTCATCATCGGGTGCGCCGCAGCGTTCGACCTCGGCGCGTTCAAACCCGTCAATGCGCTGCTCGCGGCTGTTGTCGCCATCCTGCTGCAGGTGGGCGTGAACTACGCCAACGATTACTCCGACGGCATCCGCGGCACAGACAATGACCGCGTCGGTCCGCTGAGGCTGACGGGTTTCGGGGTAGCGAAGCCGTGGCAGGTGAAGTGGGCGGCCTTCGGGTGCTTTGCGCTGGCGATGGTCGCCGGCATTGCGCTGATTGTGCTCTCCCAGGCGTGGTTCCTGCTGCTCGTGGGACTCGGCTGCGTTGCTGCTGCCTGGGGTTACACCGGCGGGCGCAATCCCTACGGGTACATGGGTCTGGGTGACCTGTTTGTGTTCGTCTTCTTCGGACTGGTAGCAACCCTCGGCACCACCTACACGCAGGCGGGGCAGCTGAGCGGCCCGGCGTGGGTCGGAGCGGTCTGCACGGGGATTATTGCCATGGCGCTGCTGATGGCCAACAATGTGCGGGACATTCCCACGGACCGGGAGGCGGGCAAGCTCACCCTCGCTGTCCGCCTCGGCGATACCGCTGCCCGTATCAGCTACGTGATGATGCTTGCGGTGGCGCTGCTCCTGCCGCTGCTCCTGGTGTACGACTACCCATGGGTGCTGCTGGTCCTGCTGCTGATCCCGCTGTGCCTGATGCCGAGCTGGCTGATGCTCAAGGGCAAGAAGCGCCGCAGCCTTATTCCGGTCCTGAAACAGACGAGCATCATCAACCTCGGCTTCAGCGCACTGTTCGGCGCCGGTGTGGTGCTCTCGGGGGTGCTGTCCTAG